From the genome of Desulfovibrio sp. JY:
GCTCGGCGTGGGCGCGCTTTTAACCGTTCCGGCGATTTTCACCGGGGCCCTGTCGCTCATGGAACGCCAGGACTTCTGGGCCCGGTTCGCGGCCCGGGGATTTGCCCTGGACGGGGTGTTCGCGCCGCACTGGCTGCTGCGCTACCTGCATATCATCGGCGCGGCCCTGGTCTTCGGCGCGGCCTTCCACCTCTTCTTTTCGGCCAGGGAACATCCCGAAAAGGCCGCGAAGCTTCGCTCCTGGCTTTTCGGCGCGACCCTGGCCCAGGTCGTCATCGGCATCCCGCTGGTCTTTTCCGTGGCCTCGGGCCTCGACTGGCCCGTGCTCGGCGCGGTGACCGTGGGCGTGGCCGCCGCCATGCTGGTGCTTTTGGCCCTGCGGCCCGCCGCCGCGCCCCTTGCCGCCGGCCCGGGCAGCCTGCTCGTCCTGCTGCCCATCATCTTCGTTTCCATGCTCCTCGCCCGGCAGTTTCTCCAGGACCGCGTCCTGGCCCCGGCCCATGCCCAGGCCGTGGCCGTGCGCGAGGCGCGCTCGAAAGCCTACGCCCCCTTCCGCAAGGAAGCCCTGGCCGCCTTTACCGCCAAGCTGAACACCGTCTACGACAACGGCGAGACCATCTACACCGGAGCCTGCCAGCCCTGCCACGGCAAGGCCGGCCATGGGGACGGCCCGACCGCCGCCCGACTGGTGGTGCCGGCCGAGGATCTTGCCGCCATCCGGGCGAACAGGGACTACATCTACGGTATCCTGACGGCCGGCACCCCGGGCTCGGGCATGCCGTATTTCCGGCTCTTCGACCGGGAAAAACTGGAAAAGCTGCTGGATACGCTTTCCACGCGGTTTTCCATGTTCGATGCCACGCCCAAGCCGGCGCACCATCCGGTCGGCTCCGAGGCCATGCAGGTCTGGAACAAGACCTGTTCCGTGTGCCACGGCGCGGACGGCGGCATCACGCCCTTCGGCCGCACCCTGCTCCCGGCCCCGCCGGACCTGCGCCGCTATGCCCTGACGCCCGAACGCGCCCTGGCCGTCATCACCGACGGCTACCCCGGAACGGTCATGCAGCCCTACCGCGCCCTGCCCGCAGCCACGCTCCAAGACCTCGCCACCATCAGCAA
Proteins encoded in this window:
- a CDS encoding c-type cytochrome; the encoded protein is MSQWTDLFLSLPLPASWLHGLLFVSFGLHLLFVLLMLGTALLGLLFFIQKKIHGESGPQLWNKRMVHTHLGLKSLAVVLGVAPLLIIQVRYSQAFFTTTGLFSYAWLAVIPLLIVAFLLIDAFGHKISDSPWLAFVCGVLGVGALLTVPAIFTGALSLMERQDFWARFAARGFALDGVFAPHWLLRYLHIIGAALVFGAAFHLFFSAREHPEKAAKLRSWLFGATLAQVVIGIPLVFSVASGLDWPVLGAVTVGVAAAMLVLLALRPAAAPLAAGPGSLLVLLPIIFVSMLLARQFLQDRVLAPAHAQAVAVREARSKAYAPFRKEALAAFTAKLNTVYDNGETIYTGACQPCHGKAGHGDGPTAARLVVPAEDLAAIRANRDYIYGILTAGTPGSGMPYFRLFDREKLEKLLDTLSTRFSMFDATPKPAHHPVGSEAMQVWNKTCSVCHGADGGITPFGRTLLPAPPDLRRYALTPERALAVITDGYPGTVMQPYRALPAATLQDLATISNTFRTAR